The DNA sequence CGTCGTTTAGCGCATCAATCAATCCGGCGCGTAGACTAATGACATCACTTAAGGCGGAGCTTTTTTCAATATCAGTGGCATTACAATCGCAAGAGCTTTCATCTCGTTCGCCTTGTCCGGCAATGTCTGGGCAAAATGCATACCAATTAGTGTTAGGATCGTTGTCAGTTGCTCGAGCTTTGCAATTGTCTCTGGTAGTATGATCGCCATTATCGCCAAATAATCCTAACCCCGTAACGCACCAACCAGAAACGGGGATTGGGATATTACTGAGATTAATGTTGCCGCTGCCGGCGTAAAAATTACCAACTCCTCCGGGAGTTAAAAGAGAAGCAGTCACCAGAGAAGCGGCGGCAATGATTATGATTATTACTGAGGTAATAACAACCCTATTATTAACTTTAGTTGTTGAAGTTACCTTTAGTTTTGGTTTTTTGGAAATCATACATATTTCCTTAATTTGTTAATACTGTTTTAAGTATATCATAATCTTGACAAATTTAAAAAAGTATGCTAAGGTGTCTTTGTTGATGCTGGGGAAACCCTGCAAACTTGGAAAAATACCTTGTGGCTTTGCTCAAGGTATTTTTCTTTTTGTGATAATTTTTTGACAATTTTCTTTTTTTAAGCTAAATACTACTTGTATCTTTCTTCCTGGTCTTTGGAGCAATCCTTGGCCGGGAGGATTTGCGGATACGCATTTGCCCCACTGGGCGTGCGGAAGTCAACGTAAGCGACCGGGATTTTCAGGTCGTCGAAACTTCCACATCACTCATGCGGACGGGCAACCCGCTCGGAAGAAAATCGGCCCATCGGCGGCAGCATTAACTGGCTCAAATTCGGTTAACGTTGCCGCCACTATTTATTATCGGTTGCCAGATTCATTCCATTTTGTTATGATTTGTTTGCGGCTTGAAAGAAGCACCCTAGCATCAACAAAGTTTCGGGGTTTAACTTTCTTTCAGCCGCTTTTGTTTTTACTTTTTATTGAAGCGGGGGATTGACAAAATTATTTAGGCATGCTATACTGTATTTAGATAGATAAGATAGGTTTCTAAGCAAAGCACCTATCTTTTTAAATTAGCCCCAAGATAAACCGCGGGCGAGAAAATAAAAACAAAAACAAGTAAATTTCCGACTTTGGCTGCGTTTGATGCAAGCACTGTTTTTAACTCGGTCGTTATCAGTCGGATTTTTTTGTACCTTAAAAAATTAAATAGTTTTTAAAAAACTAAAAAATAAAAACAAAAATATGAATGCTCAAGAACTGTCTCAGGCACAGGATATGGATTTTGACATCACCCGTACGTTCGCGGTGCTGTCGGCGACGCTGATCTTGCCAGTCTATTTGGCCCTGTCGGTCGTCTCATATTCTATGGCCGCAATCTTATGACATAATAATTTTGTTTAGGATGCAAAAAATCCCGCGTTTGTTAGCGGGATTTTTTGCGTTTGTTTTTATCGTTTGTATTTACATTCGCGACTGCTACACTTGATTGAATCTTTTGGTCCATGGACTAGAATTGAACCGCAGTCTGGGCATTTTTCTGGCTCACTTTGTCCTTCTTCAATATAAGGTTTGCCCCAGAGCGCGTTTTTACAATCAGGGTACTGATCACAGGCGTAGAAGAATCCGCGACGCGACCGTTTACCGACAATTTTACCTTTGCCGCAAGCAGGACAAGTGCCGAACGTTTGGGCCGCTTCTTTTTTGATGTATTTACATTTTGGATAGTTTGAACAGCCGACAAATTCGCCGTATCTTCCTTTTCGCTTTACTAACGGATGTTCACATTCCGGACATTTTTCGCCGGTTTCAACTGGTCCTTGCGGTTCGCCGGTTTCACCATCAAGCGGCTTGGTATTTTTACATTCCGGATATCCGGTGCAGGCTAAAAATTTTCCGTAGCGGCCGACTTTAATAACCATTGGTTTGCCACACTTATCACATACCTCGTCGGATGCTTGTTCGGTGAGTTCTTTTTTGGTCAGCTCGCTGTCTTTTTTGTCTAGGTTTTCTTTGAACGGTTCCCAGAAATTTTTAATAACCGGCTGCCATTCTTTTTTACCTTCCGCCACTTCGTCCAAATCATCTTCCATGTGGGCGGTAAACTGGTAGTCAACAATTTTAGGGAAGTGTTCGACGAGTAAGTCATTAACCAGAAATGCCATTTCAGTCGGCTTTAATTTTTTTTCTTCCTTTTCAACATAGCCGCGCTCTTGCACAGTTGAAATAGTTGGAGCGTATGTTGACGGTCGGCCAATGCCGTATTCTTCCAATGCCTTAACCAAGGCTGCTTCCGTATAGCGCGCAGGTGGTTGGGTAAAATGTTGTAACGGCTTTAGTTCAACAAGGTTCACTGTTTGATTTTCGGAGATATCAGGCAAGATGTTTTCTTTGGTACTGGTTGGATAAATTTTTAGAAAGCCGTCGAACTTGATAATTGAACCGGTTGAACGAAAGGTGTAGGGAGTTTTTTGGGCTTTGATGTCGACAGTAGTGTTGTCCATAACGGCCTCGGCCATCTGACTACTAATCGCGCGTTGCCAGATAAGTTGGTAAAGTTTAAATTGGCGGTCATTGAGATATGGTCGAACGGACGCTGGATCATTTTTAGCCAAAGTCGGTCTAATGGCTTCGTGAGCTTCCTGGGCTAATTTTGATTTTGCAGAATATTTCTTAATTCCGGCGTGGTACTGCTTGCCAAGCTGAGTAGTAATATATTCAGCAGCTTCGTCTAAAAATTTCGTTGCTAGATTCAGTGAGTCGGTTCTCATGTAGGTAATCAAACCAACTGAGCCTTCTGATCCAAGTTCAATACCTTCATAGAGCTGTTGCGCTAGCATCATAGTCTGTTTGGCGGAAAAACCCAGCCGTGAGTTGGCAGCCTGTTGTAAGGTAGAGGTAGTAAACGGTGGCAGCGCTTTTTTCTTGGTTTGCTTTTTTTCAACCTTTTCAATGACATAGGTGGCCTGTTCTAAATCTTTTAGGATCTTATTGGCTTGCTCCTCATTACTGATTTCTAATTTATCAATAACCTTGTCGTCAATCTTATTAAGTTTTGATTCAAAGTTTTGATTATTGGCATTAAAAATGCTTTCAATGCTCCAGTATTCTTGGGCGTTGAAAGCCTGAATTTCTCGTTCCCGTTCGACGATGAGCCGGACCGCGACTGACTGAACTCGGCCGGCTGACAATCCGCGAGCAACTTTTTTCCATAAAAATGGGGAAAGTTGATAGCCGACCAGTCGGTCCAAAACGCGCCGGGCTTGTTGGGCGTCAACCAGGTGCAGATCAAGCTCGCGCGGATTTTTTAGCGCCTCTTTGATTGCGTCTTCGGTGATTTCATGAAAAACGATTCGTTTAATTTTATTTTTTGGGGTTTTAAAAATATTGACCAGGTGCCAAGAGATCGCTTCACCTTCGCGGTCTTCGTCGGTGGCGAAGTAAATATTTTGGGCTTTGTCGGCTAACTTTTTTAATTCAGTGGCTCGTTTTTTTGATTTAACCGGAATGACGTACTGCGGGTCAAAATTATTTTCAATATCAACGCCAAGCTTGCTTTTTGGTAAATCTCGAATATGACCAAAAGAGGATTCGATTTTATAATCGGATCCCAAAAATTTTGAAATTGTTTTTGCTTTGGTTGGCGATTCGACAATCACCAAATTTTTGATAGCCATTTAGATTTTCCTTTCTTTTAAAATTTGTTGTTCGCTACGCCAATTTTTTCTTAACTGGCCGGCGAGGTAAAACGAACCGGTAACTAAGACTAAATCATTTTTTGTTGCCTGACTCAGGGCTGATTCAAGCGCCATTTGCGGATCTAAAAATACCTTTATTTTTTTCGGACACTTGAGCGCGTCGCCTAATTTTTTTGGTGGGTAGGCCTTTCGATGCAGCGATAATTGTCTGGTGATAAATATTTTATGAGCGTGTTTACTGATCTCGCCGAATACTTCTTTAGGATTTCGCTCTTTAGTTAAGGCAATAATAAGATAAAGCTTTTTATATGTCAAATGTTTGATAATTTCAAGTGTCGTTTTAATTTTTGATTCATTGTGGGCGCCGTCCAAAATAACTAGCGGATTTTTTTGGATGATTTCGGTTCGGCAAGACATGGTTACGTTTTTCAAACCGGTACTGATGTGCCGGTCTGAAATGCCAAGGGTACGGGCAACTTGTGCGGCCAATTCGGCATTATACTGTTGATGTTGTCCTAATAATTTAAGCGGGTAGCGCTTCGCGGGCGCGTCAACCAGGTTAAAATATGCCTTTTGTTTTTTACAGGCTTGGCTTATAATTTTTAGCGCTTCAGGTGCATTGTAGGCAACAGTAAACAGTTTCGTTTTTGGTTTGATTATTGCTGCTTTTTCCCGGGTAATGCTCTTAATATCGTTGCCTAAAATTTCGGTATGATCAAAACCAATTTTATTAATTACGGTAACAGCAGGTGAATCAATAATATTGGTGGCGTCATGCCGGCCGCCCAAACCAACCTCTAGGACGACATACTCACATTTTTTTTCTTTAAAATATAAAAAGCCAATAGCGGTGAATATCTCAAAATATGAAGGTCGACCGTAGCGCGACTTAAGATAGGTTTGATCAATAGCTGGTTTTATTTTTTCAACTAGTGCGGCAAACTCATCAGGGCTAATGAGGCGGTTATTAACTTTAATTTTTTCAATTGAAGTGGTCGGAAACGGGGAAGTAAAAAGGCCGGTCGTGTTTCCGGCAGCAACCAAAATTGATTGAATCATGTTGGATACAGAACCTTTGCCGGAGGTGCCACCAACGTGGATGTATTTTAGTCCTTTCTGGGGATTACCCAGAACATTAAGGAGGTATTTAGTTCGTTTTAAAAAAATGCTCCGGCCACCTTTTTTTACAAAATAGTCATCTTGGGAGATATTGGTGATGGACTCAAGATATTGAACGGCGGAAAAGTATTTTTCAAAGTTGTTTTTCATGATAGTTGCGCAGTGGTTGAATAAACGTTTGAGCCGATATGTTTAATCAGCCCCTTAATTTCCATGACGCTTAAGTTTGCATTAACAACACTGATATCAAGTCTAACGTATTGCACTATTTTGTCAACGTGAAGCGGTCCGTCAAGAAGTATTTCAATTATCTTTTTTTCAGTTGGGGTAACTGATGGTGTTGGTGCAGCGGTTTGTTTTTCTTTTAGTGTTTCAACGTTCAGCGTTTCAATGATGTCAGTAATGCTATTAACTAATCTGGCGCCGCTAGTAATCAGGCGGTGTGGTCCAGCGCTACCGATGTGAAAGATATTACCTGGAACGGCAAAAACTTCCCGGCCTTGTTCCAGGGCATAAGCGGCCGTAATGAGCGCACCGGATTTTTCGTGAGCTTCAATAACTAAGGTGCCAAGCGATAAACCGGAAATCAGCCGGTTACGAATTGGAAAATTGTGTTTTAGCGGCGGCATGGTGATTGGAAATTCCGAAAAAA is a window from the Candidatus Buchananbacteria bacterium genome containing:
- the topA gene encoding type I DNA topoisomerase, translating into MAIKNLVIVESPTKAKTISKFLGSDYKIESSFGHIRDLPKSKLGVDIENNFDPQYVIPVKSKKRATELKKLADKAQNIYFATDEDREGEAISWHLVNIFKTPKNKIKRIVFHEITEDAIKEALKNPRELDLHLVDAQQARRVLDRLVGYQLSPFLWKKVARGLSAGRVQSVAVRLIVEREREIQAFNAQEYWSIESIFNANNQNFESKLNKIDDKVIDKLEISNEEQANKILKDLEQATYVIEKVEKKQTKKKALPPFTTSTLQQAANSRLGFSAKQTMMLAQQLYEGIELGSEGSVGLITYMRTDSLNLATKFLDEAAEYITTQLGKQYHAGIKKYSAKSKLAQEAHEAIRPTLAKNDPASVRPYLNDRQFKLYQLIWQRAISSQMAEAVMDNTTVDIKAQKTPYTFRSTGSIIKFDGFLKIYPTSTKENILPDISENQTVNLVELKPLQHFTQPPARYTEAALVKALEEYGIGRPSTYAPTISTVQERGYVEKEEKKLKPTEMAFLVNDLLVEHFPKIVDYQFTAHMEDDLDEVAEGKKEWQPVIKNFWEPFKENLDKKDSELTKKELTEQASDEVCDKCGKPMVIKVGRYGKFLACTGYPECKNTKPLDGETGEPQGPVETGEKCPECEHPLVKRKGRYGEFVGCSNYPKCKYIKKEAAQTFGTCPACGKGKIVGKRSRRGFFYACDQYPDCKNALWGKPYIEEGQSEPEKCPDCGSILVHGPKDSIKCSSRECKYKR
- a CDS encoding bifunctional folylpolyglutamate synthase/dihydrofolate synthase gives rise to the protein MKNNFEKYFSAVQYLESITNISQDDYFVKKGGRSIFLKRTKYLLNVLGNPQKGLKYIHVGGTSGKGSVSNMIQSILVAAGNTTGLFTSPFPTTSIEKIKVNNRLISPDEFAALVEKIKPAIDQTYLKSRYGRPSYFEIFTAIGFLYFKEKKCEYVVLEVGLGGRHDATNIIDSPAVTVINKIGFDHTEILGNDIKSITREKAAIIKPKTKLFTVAYNAPEALKIISQACKKQKAYFNLVDAPAKRYPLKLLGQHQQYNAELAAQVARTLGISDRHISTGLKNVTMSCRTEIIQKNPLVILDGAHNESKIKTTLEIIKHLTYKKLYLIIALTKERNPKEVFGEISKHAHKIFITRQLSLHRKAYPPKKLGDALKCPKKIKVFLDPQMALESALSQATKNDLVLVTGSFYLAGQLRKNWRSEQQILKERKI